A window from Thermomonas aquatica encodes these proteins:
- a CDS encoding NrdJb, whose protein sequence is MAVRIEKKIKGYAVVTPEDKAKEAAIKADSISRAQAEAELPSADVIQMHERIERPEVLIGSTYKIKSPLVEHAMYVTINDIVLNAGTDHEHRRPFEVFINSKSMDHFQWIVALTRIMSAVFRKGGDVTFLVEEMKAVFDPKGGYFKAGGVYMPSLVAELGMIIEDHLKSIGMMHDPEMSEHQRALIAEKRRAYEQRSKKNSDVAAAGEMGGAMTAAAQDEDIEVTGEGVSFPPTATMCHKCSTKALVLMDGCATCLNCGYSKCG, encoded by the coding sequence ATGGCCGTCAGGATCGAAAAGAAAATCAAGGGCTACGCCGTCGTCACCCCCGAGGACAAGGCCAAGGAAGCCGCCATCAAGGCCGATTCCATCAGCCGCGCCCAGGCCGAGGCCGAGCTGCCCAGCGCCGACGTGATCCAGATGCACGAGCGCATCGAGCGCCCGGAAGTGCTGATCGGCTCCACCTACAAGATCAAGTCGCCGCTGGTGGAGCACGCCATGTACGTGACCATCAACGACATCGTGCTGAACGCCGGCACCGACCACGAACACCGCCGCCCGTTCGAGGTGTTCATCAACTCCAAGTCGATGGATCACTTCCAGTGGATCGTCGCCCTCACCCGCATCATGTCCGCCGTGTTCCGCAAGGGCGGCGACGTGACCTTCCTGGTCGAGGAAATGAAGGCCGTGTTCGACCCGAAGGGCGGCTACTTCAAGGCCGGCGGCGTGTACATGCCCAGCCTGGTGGCCGAGCTCGGCATGATCATCGAGGACCACCTGAAGTCGATCGGCATGATGCACGACCCGGAGATGAGCGAGCACCAGCGCGCGCTGATCGCGGAGAAGCGCCGCGCCTACGAGCAGCGCTCAAAAAAAAACTCTGACGTAGCCGCCGCCGGCGAGATGGGCGGCGCGATGACCGCCGCCGCGCAGGACGAGGACATCGAAGTGACCGGCGAGGGCGTGAGTTTCCCGCCCACGGCGACGATGTGCCACAAGTGCTCGACCAAGGCGCTGGTGCTGATGGATGGGTGTGCGACTTGCTTGAATTGTGGGTATTCGAAGTGCGGGTGA
- a CDS encoding adenosylcobalamin-dependent ribonucleoside-diphosphate reductase, translating to MSTARLEAVATDTKQDIPMQPASTDIWDKKYRLKTKQGVALDADIDGTYKRVAKALAEAEPTVDLQQYWMERFTWALRRGAIPAGRITSNAGAQEHKPATSTINCTVSGTIQDSMDGILDKVHEAGLTLKAGCGIGYEFSTLRPRGAFVAGAGAYTSGPMSFMDIYDKMCFTVSSAGGRRGAQMGTFDVSHPDVKDFIRAKREDGRLRQFNLSLLITDGFMAAVNNDQDWPLVFPVNDKEAGDIDLANAEQVVWREWPTHKHYIVRDDGLVACKVYGHIRARHLWDMIMVSTYDYAEPGFILIDKVNEMNNNWWCENIRATNPCGEQPLPPYGACLLGSVNLTKFVKHPFTAQAEFDWEEYKEVVRVFTRMLDNVVEVNGLPLQQQRDEIMRKRRHGMGFLGLGSTMTMLRMKYGSKESCEFTERIARDMAVAGWEMGLSLAKEKGAAPIMDERFTVTAAMLRQRPEMVRDGWKIGQDIEGKTLHARYSRYMQKVAEVAPELVEELAEVGARFTHHSSIAPTGTISLSLANNASNGIEPSFAHHYSRNVIREGKKTKEKVDVYSFELLAYRELVNPKAMPFAEDAAAKLPDYFISADDISPKEHVDVQAAAQKWVDSSISKTANVPTDYPYEDFKDIYRYAHQQGLKGCTTFRFNPAAFQGVLVKEADLENTTYRFELDDGSMIEVKGNEQIEYDGELHTAANLFDALKEGYYGKF from the coding sequence ATGAGCACGGCGAGGCTTGAAGCGGTGGCCACGGACACGAAGCAGGACATCCCGATGCAGCCGGCATCGACCGACATCTGGGACAAGAAGTACCGCCTCAAGACCAAGCAGGGCGTGGCGCTGGATGCCGACATCGACGGCACCTACAAGCGCGTCGCCAAGGCGCTGGCCGAGGCCGAGCCCACCGTGGACCTGCAGCAGTACTGGATGGAGCGCTTCACCTGGGCGCTGCGCCGCGGGGCGATCCCGGCCGGCCGCATCACCAGCAATGCCGGCGCGCAGGAACACAAGCCGGCCACCAGCACCATCAACTGCACCGTGTCCGGCACCATCCAGGACTCGATGGACGGCATCCTCGACAAGGTCCACGAGGCCGGCCTGACCCTGAAGGCCGGCTGCGGCATCGGCTACGAATTCTCCACGCTGCGCCCGCGCGGCGCGTTCGTCGCCGGCGCCGGCGCGTACACCAGCGGCCCGATGTCGTTCATGGATATCTACGACAAGATGTGCTTCACCGTGAGCTCCGCCGGTGGCCGCCGCGGCGCGCAGATGGGCACCTTCGACGTGTCGCACCCGGACGTGAAGGACTTCATCCGCGCCAAGCGCGAGGACGGCCGCCTGCGCCAGTTCAACCTGTCCCTGCTGATCACCGACGGCTTCATGGCCGCGGTCAACAACGACCAGGACTGGCCGCTGGTGTTCCCGGTCAACGACAAGGAGGCCGGCGACATCGACCTCGCCAACGCCGAGCAGGTCGTGTGGCGCGAATGGCCGACCCACAAGCACTACATCGTGCGCGACGACGGCCTGGTCGCCTGCAAGGTGTACGGGCACATCCGCGCCCGCCACCTGTGGGACATGATCATGGTCTCGACCTACGACTACGCCGAGCCGGGCTTCATCCTGATCGACAAGGTCAACGAGATGAACAACAACTGGTGGTGCGAGAACATCCGCGCCACCAACCCCTGCGGCGAGCAGCCGCTGCCGCCGTACGGTGCCTGCCTGCTGGGCTCGGTCAACCTGACCAAGTTCGTCAAGCATCCCTTCACCGCCCAGGCCGAGTTCGACTGGGAGGAATACAAGGAAGTGGTGCGCGTGTTCACCCGCATGCTGGACAACGTGGTGGAAGTGAACGGCCTGCCGCTGCAGCAGCAGCGCGACGAGATCATGCGCAAGCGCCGCCACGGCATGGGCTTCCTCGGCCTCGGCAGCACCATGACCATGCTGCGGATGAAGTACGGCAGCAAGGAATCCTGCGAGTTCACCGAACGCATCGCCCGCGACATGGCGGTGGCCGGCTGGGAGATGGGCCTGTCGCTGGCCAAGGAGAAGGGCGCCGCGCCGATCATGGACGAGCGCTTCACCGTCACCGCGGCCATGCTGCGCCAGCGCCCGGAAATGGTCCGCGACGGCTGGAAGATCGGCCAGGACATCGAAGGCAAGACCCTGCACGCCAGGTACAGCCGCTACATGCAGAAGGTGGCCGAGGTCGCGCCGGAACTGGTCGAGGAGCTGGCCGAGGTCGGCGCCCGCTTCACCCACCACAGCTCGATCGCGCCGACCGGTACCATCTCGCTGTCGCTGGCCAACAACGCGTCGAACGGCATCGAGCCGTCGTTCGCCCACCACTACAGCCGCAACGTGATCCGCGAAGGCAAGAAGACCAAGGAAAAGGTCGACGTGTACTCGTTCGAGCTGCTGGCCTACCGCGAGCTGGTCAACCCGAAGGCGATGCCGTTCGCCGAGGACGCCGCCGCCAAGCTGCCGGACTACTTCATCAGCGCCGACGACATCAGCCCGAAGGAGCACGTGGACGTGCAGGCCGCGGCGCAGAAATGGGTGGATTCCTCGATCTCCAAGACCGCCAACGTCCCCACCGACTACCCGTACGAGGACTTCAAGGACATCTACCGCTACGCCCACCAGCAGGGCCTGAAGGGCTGCACCACCTTCCGCTTCAACCCGGCCGCCTTCCAGGGCGTGCTGGTCAAGGAAGCCGACCTCGAGAACACCACCTACCGCTTCGAGCTGGACGACGGTTCGATGATCGAGGTCAAGGGCAACGAACAGATCGAATACGACGGCGAGCTGCACACCGCCGCCAACCTGTTCGATGCGCTGAAGGAAGGCTACTACGGCAAGTTCTGA